From Lucilia cuprina isolate Lc7/37 unplaced genomic scaffold, ASM2204524v1 Scaffold_5239, whole genome shotgun sequence, the proteins below share one genomic window:
- the LOC124421197 gene encoding protein ALP1-like, protein METVFPIYSESEFKMHFRISRSLFDALCSKFEESAIFLNLRKDKRLSAREHLAVFLWFAGHEGTSFRDLSDRFNISTSTVSIIIDRVCNFLSNMSPDIIKWPNEEQKVTSSTAFKNKCGFSKVIGCIDGTHITIDPPLNLKNQYIDRKGNVSICMQGICNEKKKFISIFVGYPGSSHDSWIYQNSPIFNRINSYCGDYYLLGDSAYPCSKHLVTPYRDNGHLTNIQKTFNIKLSSARVSIEHTFGILKQRFRQLYYCKLKGVKKLCHFIRACCVLHNIASENDLDFIYENSETNSHEVVILPQEEHITGNAFRQLICSEIQ, encoded by the exons ATGGAAACCGTGTTCCCGATTTACAGTGAATCAGAATTCAAAATGCACTTCAGAATTTCAAGAAGCCTTTTTGATGCGTTGTGCAGTAAATTTGAAGAAAGTGCTATCTTCCTTAATCTCCGCAAAGACAAACGTCTGTCAGCAAGGGAACACTTAGCTGTGTTTTTATGGTTTGCCGGCCATGAAGGGACAAGTTTTAGAGACCTATCAGATAGATTTAATATATCAACATCTACTGTGAGTATAATAATCGATAGAGTCTGCAACTTCCTCAGCAATATGAGTCCAGATATTATAAAATGGCCCAATGAGGAACAAAAAGTTACATCAAGTacagcttttaaaaataaatgtggcTTTTCCAAAGTAATag GATGTATAGATGGAACCCATATTACCATCGATCcacctttaaatttaaaaaaccaaTACATAGACCGAAAAGGAAATGTTTCGATTTGTATGCAAGGGATAtgcaatgaaaagaaaaaatttataagtattttcGTAGGATACCCCGGCTCATCACATGACAGTTGGATTTACCAAAACTCaccaatttttaatagaattaattCTTATTGTGGCG ATTATTATCTCTTAGGAGATTCAGCTTATCCGTGTAGCAAACATCTAGTTACACCATACAGAGATAATGGCCACTTAACAAATATCCAAAAAACATTCAATATTAAGCTTAGTTCTGCAAGAGTTTCAATCGAACATACATTTGGCATTTTGAAACAACGTTTTCGACAGCTTTATTATTGCAAGTTAAAAGGTGTAAAGAAGTTATGTCATTTTATTAGAGCCTGCTGTGTATTACACAATATCGCATCGGAAAATGATCTggattttatatatgaaaattcaGAAACTAATTCACATGAAGTAGTAATATTGCCTCAAGAAGAACATATTACAGGAAATGCTTTTAGACAGCTTATTTGTTCCGAAATCcaataa